Proteins from a single region of Desulfolutivibrio sulfoxidireducens:
- a CDS encoding HPr family phosphocarrier protein: protein MPGQSPAEERTTRPGRQAMTVSVLNEQGLHARPAAVLAKEAQRFPCDVRILHNGDEVDAKSILDILTLAAGHGTNLDIVADGPMAEEAVTHIAQLFQKRFR, encoded by the coding sequence ATGCCGGGACAATCCCCGGCCGAGGAACGGACCACGCGGCCCGGAAGGCAGGCCATGACCGTAAGCGTGCTCAACGAACAGGGACTGCACGCCCGGCCGGCGGCCGTCCTGGCCAAGGAAGCCCAACGTTTCCCCTGCGACGTGCGCATCCTCCATAACGGCGACGAGGTGGACGCCAAAAGCATCCTGGACATCCTGACCCTGGCGGCCGGACACGGGACCAACCTGGACATCGTGGCCGACGGCCCCATGGCCGAGGAGGCGGTGACCCACATCGCCCAGCTTTTTCAAAAACGTTTCCGATAG
- the ptsP gene encoding phosphoenolpyruvate--protein phosphotransferase, translating to MASVILKGIPVSAGISIGKAFFLNRSGHGPIPRQTLAPELFEPELARLARAFGQFREELVQVRERIPTELREHAHIIDSHLMILDDPKLQGAAGNYIRTLGINAEWALEKAVADLQRAFEALDNPYFRDRIQDVRMVSDRVQARLSGQTGDIKAVRNRVVLMADDLSPADTAAIEVDKIMSVVTAQGGKTSHTGILARTLGIPAVIGVNDLEEHVRDGRLVVVDGLRGSVLVDPDEDELAKFTDLKYQFEAYHASIMRGCHLPGETIDGYRVKVKANIELLEEVAAVIDNGGEGVGLYRTEYSYMNRRTLPTEEELTEEYFELASIMSPKKVTLRTLDAGADKFIALLGNPDERNPALGLRAIRLCMHHKDLFKTQLRAILRASTVGNVSVMFPMISGLREIRQAMSLLRTAQSELRYQGMSYDPEMPVGIMMELPSAVMIAEVLAREVDFFSIGTNDLIQYSLGIDRTNRYVSHMYQPLHPAVVRSIKHIVDAAHQAGIEVSLCGEMASDPFCVPILMGMQIDAISLNPQAIPGIKRIIRQATMDDCKKLLKEVLESTTVARTNRLVRDTIFQKFPDELMFFSSLLDQEEGMTG from the coding sequence GTGGCTTCCGTCATCCTCAAGGGCATCCCCGTTTCGGCGGGCATCTCCATCGGCAAGGCCTTTTTCCTCAACAGGTCCGGCCATGGTCCCATCCCCCGCCAGACGCTGGCCCCGGAACTCTTCGAGCCGGAGTTGGCCCGGCTGGCCCGGGCCTTCGGCCAGTTCCGCGAGGAACTGGTCCAGGTGCGCGAACGCATCCCGACGGAACTGCGCGAACACGCCCACATCATCGACTCGCACCTGATGATTCTGGACGATCCAAAGCTGCAGGGCGCGGCCGGGAACTACATCCGAACGCTTGGCATCAATGCCGAATGGGCCCTGGAAAAGGCCGTGGCCGATCTGCAACGGGCCTTCGAGGCCCTGGACAACCCCTATTTCCGGGACCGCATCCAGGACGTGCGCATGGTGTCCGACCGGGTCCAGGCCAGGCTGTCCGGCCAGACCGGGGACATCAAGGCCGTGCGGAACCGGGTGGTGCTCATGGCCGACGACCTTTCCCCGGCGGACACGGCGGCCATCGAGGTGGACAAGATCATGTCCGTGGTCACGGCCCAGGGCGGCAAGACCTCCCACACCGGCATCCTGGCCCGCACCCTGGGCATACCGGCGGTCATCGGGGTCAACGACCTGGAGGAGCACGTCCGCGACGGGCGGCTGGTGGTGGTGGACGGCCTGCGCGGCTCGGTGCTGGTCGATCCCGACGAGGACGAACTGGCCAAGTTCACCGACCTCAAATACCAGTTCGAGGCCTACCACGCCTCCATCATGCGCGGCTGCCACCTGCCCGGCGAGACCATCGACGGCTACCGGGTCAAGGTGAAGGCCAACATCGAGCTTCTCGAGGAGGTGGCGGCGGTCATCGACAACGGCGGCGAGGGCGTTGGCCTGTATCGCACGGAATATTCGTACATGAACCGCCGGACCCTGCCCACCGAGGAGGAGCTCACCGAGGAATATTTCGAGCTGGCATCCATCATGTCCCCCAAAAAGGTGACCTTGCGCACCCTGGACGCCGGGGCGGACAAGTTCATCGCCCTTTTGGGCAACCCCGATGAGCGCAACCCCGCCCTGGGGCTTCGGGCCATCCGCCTGTGCATGCACCACAAGGACCTGTTCAAGACCCAGCTTCGGGCCATCCTGCGGGCCTCGACGGTGGGCAACGTGTCGGTCATGTTCCCGATGATCTCCGGGCTGCGGGAGATTCGCCAGGCCATGAGCCTTTTGCGCACGGCCCAGTCGGAGCTCAGATACCAGGGGATGTCCTACGATCCGGAGATGCCTGTGGGCATCATGATGGAGTTGCCCTCGGCGGTGATGATTGCCGAGGTGCTGGCCCGCGAGGTGGATTTTTTCAGCATCGGCACCAACGATCTCATTCAATATTCCCTGGGCATCGACCGTACCAACCGGTACGTGTCGCACATGTATCAGCCCCTGCATCCGGCCGTGGTGCGCAGCATCAAGCACATTGTGGACGCGGCCCATCAAGCCGGCATCGAGGTCAGTCTGTGCGGCGAGATGGCCTCGGACCCCTTTTGCGTGCCCATCCTCATGGGCATGCAGATCGACGCCATAAGCCTCAATCCCCAGGCCATCCCGGGAATCAAGCGCATCATCCGCCAGGCGACCATGGACGATTGCAAGAAGCTGCTCAAGGAGGTCCTTGAGAGCACCACCGTGGCTCGCACCAACCGTCTGGTTCGGGACACCATCTTCCAGAAGTTTCCCGATGAGCTCATGTTTTTCTCCTCGCTTTTGGACCAGGAGGAGGGCATGACGGGCTGA
- the smpB gene encoding SsrA-binding protein SmpB, whose translation MSKTSQGGEKLIAPNKNARRLYELLESLEAGLCLTGSEVKSLRAGKVSFKDGYVKFTNGEAWLVGVHIAEYENAGYSGHEPERPRKLLLHAAEIRHLRTKVEQKGLTVIPVRMYFKNGRIKIEIALARGKKVHDRRDDLKARDIDRETARELARS comes from the coding sequence ATGAGCAAGACATCCCAGGGCGGCGAGAAGCTCATCGCCCCCAACAAGAACGCCCGCCGGCTCTACGAACTTTTGGAGAGCCTAGAGGCCGGGCTGTGCCTGACCGGTTCCGAGGTGAAATCCCTTCGGGCCGGCAAGGTCAGTTTCAAGGACGGCTACGTCAAATTTACAAACGGCGAGGCCTGGCTCGTGGGCGTGCACATCGCGGAATACGAGAACGCGGGCTATTCCGGGCACGAGCCGGAGCGGCCGCGCAAGCTCCTTTTGCACGCGGCGGAGATCCGGCATCTGCGCACCAAGGTGGAGCAGAAAGGCCTGACCGTGATCCCGGTGCGCATGTATTTCAAGAACGGCCGGATAAAGATCGAGATCGCCCTGGCCCGGGGCAAGAAGGTCCACGACCGCCGCGACGATTTGAAGGCCCGGGACATCGACCGGGAAACGGCCCGGGAACTGGCTCGTTCCTGA
- a CDS encoding FAD-binding oxidoreductase, whose amino-acid sequence MDGSRQNPLPPAARRFLSDLFPGEAAVFAPEETCVFGTDASRRQAIPAAVVRPETEEQVRELLRFAHAERIPILSRGRGTNTVGDCVPTAPGIVVSTARFADILEISEDDFVAVCRPGLVTADLQKALAKKRLFYPPDPASVRFSSLGGNAATCAGGMRALKYGVTRDFILGIRAVLPGGEVIVTGGRTHKNVAGLDLTRLLVGSEGTLAFFTEITAKLLPLPEATATALCAHADPDAALTAAGDVFRAGMLPAAMEFVDRTCLDAVAAITPLPWSGPAGAALLVRLDGSADAVAADLEKLGRVLAERSPLFVHTALDQAGQDALWAVRTMLNQASFRVAPDKISDDVTVPRGALRRVAAGIRAIAARAGLPVLVFGHVGDGNLHVNIMHRADDPAERHTALAAREEILDLALSLRGTLSGEHGVGLSKLPFLDRQIGPTERGLMRRIKAVFDPHGIMNPGKAY is encoded by the coding sequence ATGGACGGTTCCCGGCAAAATCCGCTTCCCCCGGCCGCCCGCCGCTTCCTCTCCGACCTCTTTCCCGGCGAGGCCGCCGTGTTCGCCCCCGAGGAGACCTGCGTCTTCGGCACCGACGCCTCCCGCCGCCAGGCCATCCCCGCCGCCGTGGTCCGGCCGGAAACCGAAGAGCAGGTTCGCGAGCTTTTGCGCTTCGCCCACGCCGAACGCATCCCCATCCTCTCCCGGGGCCGGGGCACCAACACCGTTGGCGACTGCGTGCCCACCGCCCCGGGCATCGTGGTCTCCACAGCCCGGTTCGCGGACATCCTGGAGATTTCCGAGGACGACTTCGTGGCCGTGTGCCGCCCCGGTCTGGTCACCGCCGACCTGCAAAAGGCCTTGGCAAAAAAACGCCTCTTCTATCCCCCGGACCCGGCCAGCGTGCGCTTCTCCAGCCTGGGCGGCAACGCGGCCACCTGCGCCGGGGGCATGCGCGCCCTGAAATACGGCGTCACCCGCGACTTCATCCTGGGCATCCGGGCCGTTTTGCCCGGCGGCGAGGTCATCGTCACCGGCGGCCGGACCCACAAAAACGTGGCCGGCCTGGACCTGACCCGACTTCTGGTCGGCTCCGAGGGCACCCTGGCCTTTTTTACCGAAATCACGGCCAAGCTCCTGCCCCTGCCCGAGGCCACGGCCACGGCGCTTTGCGCCCACGCCGACCCCGACGCGGCCCTGACCGCGGCCGGCGACGTGTTCCGGGCCGGGATGCTGCCGGCGGCCATGGAATTCGTGGACAGGACCTGCCTCGACGCCGTGGCCGCCATAACCCCCCTGCCCTGGAGCGGTCCGGCCGGGGCGGCCCTGCTGGTGCGCCTGGACGGCTCCGCCGACGCCGTGGCCGCCGACCTGGAGAAACTCGGCCGGGTCCTGGCCGAACGCTCCCCCCTGTTCGTGCACACGGCCCTGGACCAGGCCGGTCAGGACGCCCTGTGGGCGGTGCGCACCATGCTCAACCAGGCCTCGTTCCGGGTGGCCCCGGACAAGATAAGCGACGACGTCACCGTGCCCCGGGGGGCGCTACGCCGGGTCGCCGCCGGAATCCGGGCCATCGCCGCCCGTGCCGGTCTGCCCGTCCTGGTCTTCGGGCATGTGGGCGACGGCAACCTGCACGTCAACATCATGCACCGCGCCGATGACCCGGCCGAGCGCCACACGGCCCTGGCCGCCCGCGAGGAGATTCTCGACCTGGCCCTGTCGCTTCGCGGCACGCTTTCCGGCGAGCACGGCGTGGGCCTGTCCAAGCTGCCCTTCCTGGACCGCCAGATCGGCCCAACCGAGCGCGGACTTATGCGCCGGATCAAGGCCGTCTTCGACCCCCACGGGATCATGAATCCCGGCAAGGCCTACTAG
- a CDS encoding pyridoxamine 5'-phosphate oxidase family protein — MDVPPHWNTICDVVERALKTKGFCAMATVNPDGSPHVTPIGSLFLHSPGKAYYFEKFPKKMRRNLDQDQRICVLAVHGGFWCSMASLFRGRFDTAPGVRLMGRAGEQRPATEEEERRWRERIKVFRWLKGYDLLWGEMTHVRDICFDSFEPVSVGLMTKGLWGDMEPRETHSR, encoded by the coding sequence ATGGATGTCCCGCCGCACTGGAACACCATTTGCGATGTTGTCGAGAGAGCCTTGAAAACCAAGGGCTTCTGCGCCATGGCCACGGTGAACCCGGACGGATCGCCCCATGTCACCCCCATCGGCTCCCTGTTCCTCCACTCTCCGGGCAAGGCCTATTATTTCGAAAAATTCCCGAAAAAGATGCGGCGCAACCTCGACCAGGATCAGCGGATTTGCGTCCTGGCCGTCCACGGTGGGTTCTGGTGCTCCATGGCGTCGCTTTTTCGGGGCCGGTTCGACACGGCTCCCGGGGTGCGCCTGATGGGCCGGGCCGGGGAGCAACGGCCGGCAACCGAGGAGGAAGAGCGCCGCTGGCGGGAAAGGATCAAGGTCTTCCGCTGGCTCAAGGGTTATGATCTGCTCTGGGGGGAAATGACCCATGTCCGCGACATTTGCTTTGATTCCTTCGAACCGGTGAGCGTCGGCCTCATGACCAAGGGACTTTGGGGCGACATGGAGCCTCGGGAGACGCACAGCCGATAG
- a CDS encoding ABC1 kinase family protein, with protein sequence MADGIPRSKWERGLCVGKTATKLGGKTLAYLSRKPFQTPRKRIEARKALNRESAALLFQGLGLLRGTALKAAQLLSLEADVLPPEITEELQKSCHQAPPINRALARKIVGNALGKPPEELFKDFDGQAFAAASLGQVHRAVARDGQELAVKLQYPGIRETIETDIQLLRTAIRALPDHRLLAPVLEEIEARLLEEVDYRRERENMAFFRAGLCQDPVLIPKCREDLSSDTVLTAEYLSGTPLIDWLETGPGQEQRDRVAQTIQDLFVSELYRLHAIHADPNPGNFLVHPDLTVGLVDFGCVKHFDPLFVALYSKLPAISMNGGKNEYLSLFAGFQRNAAPVSGEVAERIFEELRATGQWISQLYREKYFDFRDNPDFIPAGKHRMCVALKMRTHMDLNPHFIFLHRTRYGLLRLFERMGARVSFRNPYECLE encoded by the coding sequence ATGGCCGACGGCATTCCCAGAAGTAAGTGGGAAAGAGGGCTGTGCGTGGGCAAGACAGCGACCAAACTGGGTGGCAAGACCCTGGCCTACCTTTCTCGAAAGCCATTCCAGACGCCCAGGAAGCGGATCGAAGCCAGAAAGGCCCTGAACAGGGAGTCCGCCGCCTTGCTTTTCCAGGGGTTGGGCCTCTTGCGGGGAACGGCTCTGAAGGCGGCCCAACTCTTGAGTTTGGAGGCCGATGTCTTGCCGCCCGAAATCACGGAAGAACTCCAGAAGTCCTGCCACCAGGCGCCTCCCATCAATCGGGCCCTGGCCCGCAAGATTGTGGGCAACGCCCTGGGAAAACCGCCCGAGGAACTGTTCAAGGACTTCGATGGACAGGCCTTCGCCGCCGCCAGCCTGGGGCAGGTCCACCGGGCCGTTGCCCGGGACGGCCAGGAATTGGCGGTGAAGCTCCAATATCCCGGTATCCGGGAGACCATCGAAACCGACATCCAACTGCTGCGAACGGCAATACGGGCGTTGCCAGACCATCGGCTCCTGGCGCCGGTATTGGAGGAGATAGAGGCCCGTCTTTTGGAGGAGGTCGACTACCGCCGCGAACGGGAAAACATGGCCTTTTTCCGGGCGGGCTTGTGCCAGGACCCGGTCCTGATTCCGAAATGCCGCGAGGACCTGAGTTCCGACACGGTGCTTACCGCCGAATACCTGAGCGGCACGCCCCTGATCGACTGGCTCGAAACAGGCCCCGGCCAGGAGCAACGGGACCGGGTGGCCCAAACCATCCAGGACCTTTTTGTATCCGAACTCTACCGGTTGCATGCCATCCATGCCGATCCCAACCCCGGCAACTTCCTCGTGCATCCCGACCTGACCGTCGGGCTGGTGGATTTCGGCTGCGTGAAGCATTTTGATCCGCTCTTCGTCGCGCTCTACAGCAAGCTGCCCGCCATCTCCATGAACGGCGGCAAAAACGAGTACCTGTCCCTGTTTGCCGGCTTTCAGCGCAACGCCGCCCCGGTCTCCGGGGAAGTCGCAGAGCGCATCTTCGAGGAACTGCGGGCGACAGGCCAGTGGATTTCCCAGTTATACCGGGAGAAGTACTTCGATTTTCGGGATAATCCAGATTTCATCCCGGCCGGAAAACATCGCATGTGTGTGGCGTTGAAGATGCGAACGCACATGGACCTCAACCCTCATTTCATTTTCCTCCATCGGACCCGCTATGGGCTCCTGCGACTCTTTGAACGCATGGGCGCCCGGGTCAGTTTTCGCAACCCGTATGAATGCCTGGAGTAG
- a CDS encoding TetR/AcrR family transcriptional regulator, translating into MKISEDRKRENRDQIIRSAVDAMIEKGFKGATMREIARGAGLGDATIYNYFPTKEAIVYAYYEDRLEEGLERLRAIPDLHTYELREQLQTFFETLLERFLPDREFIVGTFGAATFSLTSDYQYLRPLRSRFFHVVTDMFETAVKAGEIPEQVFLELTCQCFWDYFIGLVHYWIRDRSEQFQNTTILIDKSLDLAIGFIRADLLNKAMEMASFLFRHHVIARLDMLRDRMDIMQQGKRPSTGEKNGRRHSQK; encoded by the coding sequence ATGAAGATCAGCGAAGATCGAAAACGGGAGAACCGGGACCAGATAATCCGGTCGGCCGTCGACGCCATGATCGAAAAAGGGTTCAAGGGGGCGACGATGCGGGAGATCGCCAGGGGGGCGGGTCTCGGCGACGCCACCATCTACAACTATTTCCCCACCAAGGAGGCCATCGTCTACGCCTATTACGAGGACCGGTTGGAAGAGGGCCTCGAACGGTTGCGGGCAATTCCGGACCTTCATACCTACGAGTTGCGGGAACAACTCCAGACTTTTTTCGAAACCTTGCTGGAGCGGTTTCTGCCGGACCGCGAATTCATCGTGGGTACCTTCGGGGCGGCGACCTTCTCACTGACCTCGGACTATCAGTATTTGCGGCCTCTGCGCTCACGCTTCTTTCATGTTGTCACCGACATGTTCGAGACGGCCGTCAAGGCCGGCGAAATACCGGAACAGGTCTTTCTGGAACTGACGTGTCAGTGTTTCTGGGATTATTTCATCGGCCTTGTGCACTACTGGATACGAGACCGTTCGGAACAATTCCAGAACACCACGATCCTCATCGATAAAAGCCTGGATTTGGCCATCGGCTTCATCCGGGCGGACCTTCTCAACAAGGCCATGGAGATGGCCTCCTTCCTTTTCCGGCATCATGTCATAGCCCGGCTGGATATGCTCCGAGATCGGATGGATATCATGCAGCAGGGGAAACGTCCCTCCACGGGAGAAAAAAATGGCCGACGGCATTCCCAGAAGTAA
- a CDS encoding FAD-linked oxidase C-terminal domain-containing protein, translating into MNHPLTITAINLDQILWVLYVAIFLKWQAFSWSIRIEKQSWWTGEAGRGLMRRIKAVFDPHGAMNPGKAY; encoded by the coding sequence ATGAACCACCCCTTAACGATAACTGCTATTAATTTAGATCAAATTTTATGGGTTTTATATGTAGCAATTTTTTTAAAATGGCAAGCTTTTTCTTGGTCAATTCGGATAGAAAAACAATCATGGTGGACTGGAGAAGCCGGGCGCGGGCTCATGCGCCGCATCAAGGCCGTTTTCGATCCCCACGGAGCCATGAACCCCGGCAAGGCCTACTGA